From a region of the Vicinamibacteria bacterium genome:
- a CDS encoding polyphosphate polymerase domain-containing protein translates to MPRREVKFVFRATDLGKLRSILRTNFRRALFGNAPSIIRSLYFDDAALRAFHDSVEGVGARRKLRLRWYNSNEHSLFFEVKEREFDLVSKRRVAIGSDTPLSSLRYRDVLAELRALLEPPEGELLASQDHPILICEYTREYYEGPGGLRVTLDFDLGWFEQLGALRPRCRFGVHVPRTVILEVKAPVGGSVEIAPLLHPLRVAVTRSSKYVVGCEQLGLSR, encoded by the coding sequence GTGCCGAGGCGCGAGGTGAAGTTCGTCTTTCGGGCGACGGACCTGGGAAAGCTGCGATCGATTCTCCGCACCAACTTCCGCCGGGCTCTCTTCGGCAACGCACCTTCGATCATCCGGAGCCTCTACTTCGACGACGCCGCACTGCGAGCTTTTCACGACAGCGTGGAAGGAGTGGGTGCCCGCCGCAAGCTTCGATTGCGCTGGTACAACTCCAATGAACACTCTCTGTTTTTCGAGGTCAAGGAGAGGGAGTTCGATCTCGTCTCCAAACGGCGTGTCGCCATCGGCTCGGACACGCCCCTCTCGTCGCTTCGGTATCGGGACGTTCTCGCGGAGCTGCGGGCGCTCTTGGAGCCGCCGGAGGGCGAGCTCCTGGCGTCCCAGGACCATCCAATCCTCATCTGCGAATATACCCGGGAGTACTACGAGGGGCCCGGCGGCCTCCGCGTCACACTCGATTTCGACCTCGGCTGGTTCGAGCAGCTCGGCGCGCTTCGGCCGCGGTGCCGTTTTGGGGTCCACGTTCCCCGCACGGTCATCCTCGAGGTCAAAGCGCCCGTCGGCGGCAGCGTCGAGATCGCTCCGCTGCTGCACCCGCTCCGAGTCGCGGTGACGCGGTCGTCGAAATACGTGGTGGGCTGCGAGCAGCTGGGCCTGAGCCGTTAA